The Nitrospinota bacterium DNA window ATGGCAGATTGCGCCAGGTCCAACCGCTTACGAACTGGTGTCCTACCGGAATTGAATAACACCACACGCTCGTTCTCCCCCCATCCTAGTTCTGATCGCGCCTGCTCCCGGGGAAGCGGATAAAAGAGCATTGTATCAACGCCGGTGGGAATGACCGTTGTGCGGCTTTTTCCCCACCAGAGCCTGCTTTTTAGCTCCTGGCTCACACAAATGATTCGGCTGGACCTCAAGGCGGCGAGCTGGGAAAGGAGCATCCCCGCGGCCCATAGAAATCGGGGAATGCCTGGGCTTGGAATCAGATCAGACCCACGATAGGTCACCACGACGGGCAGCTTCGTTGAAATTGTGCAAAATAGGGCTGGCAACGCGCCAAAATGTACATGGACTATGTGAGGTTTGAACGTCCGTATTTCCCCTCGAAACTTTTTCCACTGCTTGGCTGTTAATGCGACG harbors:
- a CDS encoding glycosyltransferase; protein product: MAFAAKTVALTAKQWKKFRGEIRTFKPHIVHVHFGALPALFCTISTKLPVVVTYRGSDLIPSPGIPRFLWAAGMLLSQLAALRSSRIICVSQELKSRLWWGKSRTTVIPTGVDTMLFYPLPREQARSELGWGENERVVLFNSGRTPVRKRLDLAQSAIDVARALCGEIRFVVLDGAVEPNLIPTLMNGADSLLVTSDSEGSPNIVKEALSCNLPVVTVDVGDVRERLANVEPSRIVERDLHQIGRALGEILMKRDRSNGREAIQEVTQERVATRILAVNGDALSEN